The Chitinivibrio alkaliphilus ACht1 genome segment GGGCGAAGATCTTGTGGAAATGGGGAGTATCTATGGTGCAGAATATATTGTTGTAGGCAGTGGTGTTGCTGAAGGCGGTCGCTTTCAAATATCTCTTCGCGTTGTCAACGTCTCCACGGGGGAAGAGATCACCGTTACCGAGGCTAATCCAACAACATTTTCAGCCTTTCTTGATGAAACAATACCTGTAGCGGTGAATCGCCTCGAAACATTGGTAAAGAAACGGGTGTATGGGAAACTGGCGCTTAAAACAACACCTCCCAATGCAGAGGTTTCTTTGCGTGGAACCTCCGTGGGAAAGACCCCGTTTGAAAGCGATTTTCTTTCACCAAATACATACCCTATTTCTCTTTCACTCCGCGGGTATGAGACAGTATATGACACCTTGTCTGTTGCAGCTGGGGCGGTGCGGGAATATTCATATCAGATGATTCCTATTGACGAGATAGTATCATCTGAAGAACATGGTCGGCAAGACGTTTCTCGTGAAAGGTTTGGCCGTGGACGTCGTCCGGTCCGTATTGGCCTCAGTGTTGTTTCTGCGGGGTTCTTAATTGGTGGAATTATCAGTAATAACGAGATGGAAGATGATATAGACACACAGCAAGGGCTTATCGAGGAATTAAGCGGAACCACCGATCCACACAGGCGATCTCAATTGAAACATGAGATTCGTGATCTTGATGGTTGGATAAATGATTTCGAGAGA includes the following:
- a CDS encoding PEGA domain-containing protein, with the protein product MITSKSFLCIICLFLFVHGGHRIAIMDIEYTGLTAGQGVMITDKIRDEVGGRDVFVAISRSDMRSIMEESQFHTSGVVRGEDLVEMGSIYGAEYIVVGSGVAEGGRFQISLRVVNVSTGEEITVTEANPTTFSAFLDETIPVAVNRLETLVKKRVYGKLALKTTPPNAEVSLRGTSVGKTPFESDFLSPNTYPISLSLRGYETVYDTLSVAAGAVREYSYQMIPIDEIVSSEEHGRQDVSRERFGRGRRPVRIGLSVVSAGFLIGGIISNNEMEDDIDTQQGLIEELSGTTDPHRRSQLKHEIRDLDGWINDFERQRNIFYSISGAAALGLTLTFVF